A genomic segment from Takifugu rubripes chromosome 20, fTakRub1.2, whole genome shotgun sequence encodes:
- the LOC101080022 gene encoding fetuin-B-like isoform X1, whose translation MRIYLVLLSLALLQQEGRARPEAAGCKSPEALRVAEEALEQVNQDRTHGYILSLNRLYDISHTPDKQKGALLYKLSIDVMETKCHVISRKPWKQCAVRGMGGVPVYGECQVSVHVDSEVKLQSYTCALREVSDMDMVRQCPDCPTADDVNDPHVREAANLSLQKFNKESRLSNHFRLENITGASSQWVFSSIYFVDFIIVETVCSKNTQPDAVKDCPPMDCQFAHRGFCFGSHMEMRFPGGQMDNSSVEVECEIYEPQAAAAEEQAHAEAGHEHVGHQHNNHTHLHPHEHLHSATPTATAVSGARSSLGTVVNQPAPVRSDPAARFCPSRRRHNIGIITRELTDYD comes from the exons ATGAGGATCTACCTGGTGCTTCTGTCTCTGGCcttgctgcagcaggagggaaGAGCCAGGCCAGAAGCTGCAGGCTGCAAAAGCCCTGAAGCACTGAGGGTAGCggaggaggctctggagcaggtCAACCAGGACCGGACCCACGGATACATCCTGAGCCTCAATAGGCTGTACGACATCTCACATACTCCTGACAAG cagaaaGGTGCATTACTCTACAAACTGTCCATTGATGTCATGGAGACCAAATGTCACGTCATCAGCAGGAAACCATGGAAacaatgtgcagtcaggggaatgGGTGGTGTTCCA GTGTACGGGGAGTGTCAGGTGTCCGTCCACGTAGATTCTGAAGTCAAACTCCAGAGTTACACCTGTGCTCTACGAGAAG TTTCTGATATGGACATGGTGCGCCAGTGTCCAGACTGTCCCACAGCTGATGACGTGAACGACCCTCACGTCAGGGAGGCGGCCAATCTTTCCCTGCAGAAGTTCAACAAAGAGAGTCGCCTGAGTAACCACTTCCGCCTGGAGAACATCACAGGAGCCAGTTCACAG tgGGTTTTTAGTTCAATCTACTTTGTGGACTTCATTATTGTGGAGACAGTGTGTTCAAAGAACACACAGCCCGATGCAGTGAAGGACTGCCCACCGATGGACTGTCAGTTCGCT CACCGAGGCTTCTGTTTCGGCTCCCACATGGAGATGAGATTTCCCGGGGGACAGATGGACAACAGTTCTGTGGAGGTGGAATGTGAGATCTATGAGCCTCAG gctgctgctgcagaggagcaggcCCATGCAGAAGCAGGACACGAGCACGTCGGGCATCAGCACAACAACCACACGCACCTGCACCCCCACGAGCACCTACATTCGGCCACGCCCACGGCCACCGCCGTCTCCGGTGCTCGGAGCTCCCTTGGGACTGTGGTGAACCAGCCGGCTCCTGTCAGGTCCGACCCTGCAGCCAGATTCTGTCCCAGCCGTCGCAGGCACAATATCGGTATAATCACAAGAGAGCTGACTGACTATGATTGA
- the rgs4 gene encoding regulator of G-protein signaling 4, with protein sequence MCKGLATLPATCLKSAKDIKHKISFLLQKPEHQTAEPKQKEKSAAAAAAAAAATAAKRVPAADEVKKWNLSFSHVMNSEMGRQVFASFLRSEFSEENMDFWVACEEYRKMAPSDLAARAQQIYQLYIESDAPKEVNLDAVTREETRQNVDQAHPSCFDEAQKMIYILMEKDSYRRFLHSTLVQDLLERQAKREAKSSDCLENRHVLAGGA encoded by the exons ATGTGTAAAGGACTGGCAACACTTCCTGCCACATGCTTGAAAAG CGCTAAAGACATCAAGCACAAAATCAGCTTTTTACTGCAGAAGCCTGAGCACCAAACGGCGGAGCCAAAACAGAAAGAGAAGagcgctgccgccgccgccgccgccgccgccgccactgcAGCCAAGAG GGTGCCTGCAGCGGACGAGGTGAAGAAATGGAATCTGTCCTTCAGCCACGTGATGAACAGCGAAA TGGGTCGTCAAGTTTTCGCCAGTTTCCTGAGGTCAGAGTTCAGTGAGGAGAACATGGACTTCTGGGTCGCCTGTGAAGAGTACAGGAAAATGGCGCCGTCCGACTTGGCAGCCAGAGCCCAGCAGATATATCAGCTGTACATTGAATCAGATGCACCTAAAGAG GTCAATTTGGACGCGGTGACAAGAGAGGAAACGAGGCAGAACGTTGACCAGGCACACCCGTCGTGTTTCGACGAGGCCCAGAAGATGATCTACATCTTGATGGAGAAAGATTCCTACAGACGCTTCCTCCACTCCACGCTGGTCCAGGATCTGCTTGAGAGGCAGGCCAAGAGGGAGGCGAAAAGCTCTGACTGCCTGGAGAACAGGCATGTGTTAGCTGGTGGAgcctaa
- the LOC101079997 gene encoding histidine-rich glycoprotein-like, producing the protein MKHRMLLSLLLALGCTQIRSAPVETTGLEAGSCEDPQAKGAAGLALSKINQDRTEGYVFGLQRLSNVHMTKHGENGVVFYLTLDVVETNCSVLSKKDWKSCEIRPLADTAVYGQCKAAIFINKPHRVVRLYKYNCVVRPVPREKVYEICPDCPTLFSADDDQVKKTMTLSLEKFNKEAGMSKHFALLKFNRALVSMGLITLYNVEYTIQETICPKTTEAVTAEKCPLMDCEFAHKGFCKASLFIPRNPTDEPETEVNCEIYEPEAAERQKKLHLLGGEADHSHTDTHAHDPKHDQPHAADDAHTHDHVHDHTKGHAHHADVPGNSEHHHTHDHAAGSGHKHAHDHSHDHGHDHDHVHTHHAKAHDHSHDSPNHHHDYKHADGVHTHEHDHELALDHAHKHLHLHGHEHHHHHHDHDHEKEVHDHPEGMVRVLPAMSADLPMILPSFPDIPAGPEVGVVLPLKPDPQIPEAVEPTIEAFPTSLSAQCPALVLGPSLMDQMFTVDPIFKAAA; encoded by the exons ATGAAGCACCGCATGCTGTTGTCGCTGCTGCTAGCACTGGGGTGCACGCAGATCCGCAGTGCACCAGTGGAGACCACCGGCCTGGAGGCAGGCTCTTGTGAGGATCCGCAGGCAAAGGGGGCTGCAGGACTGGCACTCTCTAAGATAAATCAGGACCGGACGGAGGGCTACGTCTTCGGCCTGCAACGCCTGTCCAACGTGCACATGACCAAACAC GGTGAGAATGGCGTGGTGTTCTATCTGACTCTGGATGTGGTGGAGACCAACTGCAGCGTTCTGAGCAAAAAGGACTGGAAGAGCTGTGAGATCCGGCCCCTTGCTGACACCGCG GTTTACGGACAGTGCAAAGCCGCCATCTTCATTAATAAACCTCATAGGGTGGTGCGCCTCTACAAATACAACTGTGTGGTCCGGCcag TTCCTCGAGAGAAAGTGTACGAGATCTGCCCCGACTGCCCCACGCTCTTCAGCGCAGACGACGATCAGGTTAAGAAGACTATGACTCTCTCGCTGGAGAAGTTCAACAAGGAGGCTGGAATGAGCAAGCATTTTGCTCTGCTCAAATTCAACCGTGCTCTGGTCTCC ATGGGCCTCATCACTCTTTACAATGTAGAATACACCATCCAGGAAACCATCTGCCCTAAGACCACAGAGGCAGTGACGGCTGAGAAGTGCCCCCTCATGGACTGCGAGTTTGCT CATAAGGGCTTCTGCAAAGCATCCCTCTTTATCCCCAGGAATCCCACTGATGAGCCTGAAACCGAGGTCAACTGTGAGATCTACGAGCCTGAG GCAGCTGAGAGGCAGAAGAAGCTGCACCTTCTTGGTGGAGAGGCTGACCAcagccacacagacacacatgcacatgacCCCAAACATGACCAGCCACACGCTGCAGatgacgcgcacacacacgacCACGTGCACGATCACACCAAGGGCCACGCCCACCACGCCGATGTCCCAGGGAACAGTGAGCACCACCACACCCATGACCATGCTGCAGGCAGTGGACACAAGCATGCCCATGACCACTCCCACGACCACGGCCACGACCACGATCACGTGCACACTCACCACGCCAAGGCACATGACCACAGTCATGACTCGCCTAACCACCACCACGACTACAAGCATGCTGATGGAGTGCACACCCATGAGCACGACCACGAGCTTGCTCTGGACCACGCCCACAAGCACCTTCACCTACATGGACATGagcatcaccaccatcaccatgatcACGATCATGAGAAAGAAGTCCATGACCATCCCGAGGGCATGGTGAGGGTTCTGCCCGCCATGTCTGCAGACCTGCCCATGATCCTGCCTTCCTTCCCAGATATCCCTGCTGGCCCCGAGGTGGGAGTCGTCCTGCCCCTCAAGCCTGACCCTCAGATCCCTGAAGCGGTGGAACCCACCATCGAGGCTTTCCCAACCTCCCTTTCTGCCCAGTGTCCTGCTCTAGTTCTAGGACCGAGCCTGATGGACCAAATGTTCACTGTAGACCCAATATTCAAGGCCGCTGCATAG
- the LOC101080022 gene encoding fetuin-B-like isoform X2 gives MRIYLVLLSLALLQQEGRARPEAAGCKSPEALRVAEEALEQVNQDRTHGYILSLNRLYDISHTPDKKGALLYKLSIDVMETKCHVISRKPWKQCAVRGMGGVPVYGECQVSVHVDSEVKLQSYTCALREVSDMDMVRQCPDCPTADDVNDPHVREAANLSLQKFNKESRLSNHFRLENITGASSQWVFSSIYFVDFIIVETVCSKNTQPDAVKDCPPMDCQFAHRGFCFGSHMEMRFPGGQMDNSSVEVECEIYEPQAAAAEEQAHAEAGHEHVGHQHNNHTHLHPHEHLHSATPTATAVSGARSSLGTVVNQPAPVRSDPAARFCPSRRRHNIGIITRELTDYD, from the exons ATGAGGATCTACCTGGTGCTTCTGTCTCTGGCcttgctgcagcaggagggaaGAGCCAGGCCAGAAGCTGCAGGCTGCAAAAGCCCTGAAGCACTGAGGGTAGCggaggaggctctggagcaggtCAACCAGGACCGGACCCACGGATACATCCTGAGCCTCAATAGGCTGTACGACATCTCACATACTCCTGACAAG aaaGGTGCATTACTCTACAAACTGTCCATTGATGTCATGGAGACCAAATGTCACGTCATCAGCAGGAAACCATGGAAacaatgtgcagtcaggggaatgGGTGGTGTTCCA GTGTACGGGGAGTGTCAGGTGTCCGTCCACGTAGATTCTGAAGTCAAACTCCAGAGTTACACCTGTGCTCTACGAGAAG TTTCTGATATGGACATGGTGCGCCAGTGTCCAGACTGTCCCACAGCTGATGACGTGAACGACCCTCACGTCAGGGAGGCGGCCAATCTTTCCCTGCAGAAGTTCAACAAAGAGAGTCGCCTGAGTAACCACTTCCGCCTGGAGAACATCACAGGAGCCAGTTCACAG tgGGTTTTTAGTTCAATCTACTTTGTGGACTTCATTATTGTGGAGACAGTGTGTTCAAAGAACACACAGCCCGATGCAGTGAAGGACTGCCCACCGATGGACTGTCAGTTCGCT CACCGAGGCTTCTGTTTCGGCTCCCACATGGAGATGAGATTTCCCGGGGGACAGATGGACAACAGTTCTGTGGAGGTGGAATGTGAGATCTATGAGCCTCAG gctgctgctgcagaggagcaggcCCATGCAGAAGCAGGACACGAGCACGTCGGGCATCAGCACAACAACCACACGCACCTGCACCCCCACGAGCACCTACATTCGGCCACGCCCACGGCCACCGCCGTCTCCGGTGCTCGGAGCTCCCTTGGGACTGTGGTGAACCAGCCGGCTCCTGTCAGGTCCGACCCTGCAGCCAGATTCTGTCCCAGCCGTCGCAGGCACAATATCGGTATAATCACAAGAGAGCTGACTGACTATGATTGA
- the LOC101075850 gene encoding regulator of G-protein signaling 5-like, translating to MCKGLAALPQSCLERAKEIKSKLGVLLQKPENAIDLIIPYPEKTEKKPEKQQKPTPEEAAQWRESLDRVLNNSYGLNAFRSFLQSEFSDENVEFWMSCEDFKKTKDPVKMAAKAKKIYEDFIQAEGPREVNIDHFTKDMTLRNLVKLSHMTFDLAQKRIYALMEKDSFGRFLRSELYQDLLVN from the exons ATGTGTAAAGGATTAGCCGCCTTACCCCAAAGCTGCCTTGAACG gGCGAAGGAGATTAAGTCAAAATTGGGAGTTTTGCTGCAGAAGCCAGAGAATGCCATCGACCTCATCATCCCCTACCCCGAGAAGACTGAGAAGAAGccggagaagcagcagaa GCCGACTCCAGAGGAAGCGGCTCAGTGGCGTGAGAGTCTGGACAGAGTCCTGAACAACAGCT ATGGTCTGAATGCCTTCCGCAGCTTCCTGCAGTCTGAGTTCAGCGACGAGAACGTCGAGTTCTGGATGTCCTGCGAGGACTTCAAGAAGACCAAGGACCCTGTGAAAATGGCTGCCAAAGCCAAGAAGATCTACGAGGATTTCATCCAGGCGGAGGGACCAAGAGAG GTCAACATCGATCACTTCACAAAGGACATGACTCTCCGGAACCTGGTGAAGCTCTCccacatgacctttgacctggccCAGAAGCGGATCTACGCCCTGATGGAGAAAGATTCCTTTGGCCGTTTCCTCAGGTCTGAACTGTACCAGGACCTGCTGGTCAACTAG
- the LOC101079544 gene encoding regulator of G-protein signaling 5-like → MCKGLASLPSCCLERANVLKARLGSILQKPNWNFSRCKMGQTNPTLEECLRWKQSFEKLLSSKRGLCAFTTFLVSEFSEENIAFYFACEDYRNTKSASKLSDKAQKIYDEFISTDAPREINIDHETRDITKANLLALTPSCFDPAQHKIYMLMAKDCYPRFLRSPAYKDLVQQARQGTKNQEKKV, encoded by the exons ATGTGTAAAGGACTAGCATCGCTGCCTAGCTGCTGTCTGGAAAG GGCCAATGTGTTAAAAGCAAGGCTGGGAAGCATTTTGCAGAAACCAAATTGGAATTTTTCCCGCTGCAAAATGGGTCAAACCAA CCCGACCTTGGAGGAATGTCTTCGATGGAAGCAGTCGTTTGAAAAACTCTTGTCAAGCAAAC GTGGCCTGTGTGCCTTCACCACCTTCCTGGTGTCTGAGTTCAGTGAAGAGAACATCGCGTTCTACTTTGCCTGTGAGGATTACAGGAACACCAAATCTGCATCCAAGCTGTCCGACAAAGCCCAGAAGATCTACGATGAGTTCATCAGCACGGACGCCCCCCGTGAG ATTAACATCGACCACGAAACCCGTGACATCACCAAGGCCAACCTGCTGGCGCTGACGCCCTCTTGCTTTGACCCGGCCCAGCACAAGATCTACATGCTAATGGCCAAAGACTGCTATCCTCGCTTCCTTCGCTCTCCGGCCTACAAGGATCTAGTGCAGCAGGCCAGACAAGGAACCAAGAACCAGGAGAAGAAGGTGTGA
- the LOC101079797 gene encoding histidine-rich glycoprotein-like yields MTKHGENGVVFYLTLDVVETNCSVLSKKDWKSCEIRPLANTPVYGQCKAAIFINKPHRVVRLYKYNCVVRPVPREKVYEICPDCPTLFSADDDQVKKTMTLSLEKFNKEAGMSKHFALLKFNRALVSMGLITLYNVEYTIQETICPKTTEAVTAEKCPLMDCEFAHKGFCKASLFIPRNPTDEPETEVNCEIYEPEAAERQKKLHLLGGEADHSHTDTHAHDPKHDQPHAADDAHTHDHVHDHTKGHAHHADVPGNSEHHHTHDHAAGSGHKHAHDHSHDHGHDHDHVHTHHAKAHDHSHDSPNHHHDYKHADGVHTHEHDHELALDHAHKHLHLHGHEHHHHHHDHDHEKEVHDHPEGMVRVLPAMSADLPMILPSFPDIPAGPEVGVVLPLKPDPQIPEAVEPTIEAFPTSLSAQCPALVLGPSLMDQMFTVDPIFKAAA; encoded by the exons ATGACCAAACAC GGTGAGAATGGCGTGGTGTTCTATCTGACTCTGGATGTGGTGGAGACCAACTGCAGCGTTCTGAGCAAAAAGGACTGGAAGAGCTGTGAGATCCGGCCCCTTGCTAACACCCCG GTTTACGGACAGTGCAAAGCCGCTATCTTCATTAATAAACCTCATAGGGTGGTGCGCCTCTACAAATACAACTGTGTGGTCCGGCcag TTCCTCGAGAGAAAGTGTACGAGATCTGCCCCGACTGCCCCACGCTCTTCAGCGCAGACGACGATCAGGTTAAGAAGACTATGACTCTCTCGCTGGAGAAGTTCAACAAGGAGGCTGGAATGAGCAAGCATTTTGCTCTGCTCAAATTCAACCGTGCTCTGGTCTCC ATGGGCCTCATCACTCTTTACAATGTAGAATACACCATCCAGGAAACCATCTGCCCTAAGACCACAGAGGCAGTGACGGCTGAGAAGTGCCCCCTCATGGACTGCGAGTTTGCT CATAAGGGCTTCTGCAAAGCATCCCTCTTTATCCCCAGGAATCCCACTGATGAGCCTGAAACCGAGGTCAACTGTGAGATCTACGAGCCTGAG GCAGCTGAGAGGCAGAAGAAGCTGCACCTTCTTGGTGGAGAGGCTGACCAcagccacacagacacacatgcacacgacCCCAAACATGACCAGCCACACGCTGCAGatgacgcgcacacacacgacCACGTGCACGATCACACCAAGGGCCACGCTCACCACGCCGATGTCCCAGGGAACAGTGAGCACCACCACACCCATGACCATGCTGCAGGCAGTGGACACAAGCATGCCCATGACCACTCCCACGACCACGGCCACGACCACGATCACGTGCACACTCACCACGCCAAGGCACATGACCACAGTCATGACTCGCCTAACCACCACCACGACTACAAGCATGCTGATGGAGTGCACACCCATGAGCACGACCACGAGCTTGCTCTGGACCACGCCCACAAGCACCTTCACCTACATGGACATGagcatcaccaccatcaccatgatcACGATCATGAGAAAGAAGTCCATGACCATCCCGAGGGCATGGTGAGGGTTCTGCCCGCCATGTCTGCAGACCTGCCCATGATCCTGCCTTCCTTCCCAGATATCCCTGCTGGCCCCGAGGTGGGAGTCGTCCTGCCCCTCAAGCCTGACCCGCAGATCCCTGAAGCGGTGGAACCCACCATCGAGGCTTTCCCAACCTCCCTTTCAGCCCAGTGTCCTGCTCTAGTTCTAGGACCGAGCCTGATGGACCAAATGTTCACTGTAGACCCAATATTCAAGGCCGCTGCATAG